The following coding sequences are from one Streptomyces venezuelae window:
- a CDS encoding aromatic prenyltransferase, with translation MSGTADLAGVYAAVEESAGLLDVACDRDKVWPILAAYEDVLPGAVIAFRVATNARHEGEFDCRFTVPRAIDPYAVAVEKNLTVQSGHPIESLLAEVQKHCAVDSYGVDFGVLGGFKKIWVYFPGGRHESLAHLAEIDSMPPALAATEDFFARYHLADQVDLIGIDYASRTMNVYFAASSEVVAPETVLAMHREIGLPDPSEQMLDFCQKAFGIYTTLNWDTRNVERIAYSVKTENPLELSARLGTKVEQFLKNVPYGTDTPKMVYAAVTASGEEYYKLQSYYQWRTDSRLNLSYVGGRSA, from the coding sequence ATGTCGGGAACCGCCGATCTGGCCGGTGTCTACGCTGCCGTCGAGGAATCCGCCGGGCTGCTGGACGTGGCCTGCGACCGCGACAAGGTGTGGCCCATCCTGGCCGCCTACGAGGACGTCCTGCCGGGCGCCGTGATCGCTTTCCGGGTGGCCACCAACGCCCGCCACGAGGGCGAGTTCGACTGCCGCTTCACCGTGCCGCGCGCCATCGACCCCTACGCCGTGGCCGTGGAGAAGAACCTCACCGTCCAGAGCGGCCACCCCATCGAGTCGCTCCTGGCGGAGGTGCAAAAGCACTGCGCGGTGGACAGCTACGGCGTCGACTTCGGGGTGCTGGGCGGCTTCAAGAAGATCTGGGTGTACTTCCCCGGCGGCCGCCACGAGAGCCTCGCCCACCTGGCCGAGATCGACTCCATGCCGCCCGCGCTGGCCGCCACCGAGGACTTCTTCGCCCGCTACCACCTGGCCGACCAGGTGGACCTGATCGGCATCGACTACGCCAGCCGCACCATGAACGTGTACTTCGCCGCCTCCTCCGAGGTCGTGGCCCCCGAGACCGTCCTGGCGATGCACCGCGAGATCGGCCTGCCCGACCCCAGCGAGCAGATGCTCGACTTCTGCCAGAAGGCCTTCGGCATCTACACCACCCTGAACTGGGACACCCGCAACGTCGAGCGGATCGCCTACAGCGTCAAGACCGAGAACCCGCTGGAGCTCTCCGCCCGCCTGGGCACCAAGGTCGAGCAGTTCCTCAAGAACGTCCCCTACGGCACCGACACCCCCAAGATGGTCTACGCCGCCGTGACCGCGAGCGGCGAGGAGTACTACAAGCTCCAGTCGTACTACCAGTGGCGCACCGACAGCCGGCTGAACCTTTCCTACGTCGGCGGGCGCTCGGCGTAA
- a CDS encoding polyprenyl synthetase family protein, with the protein MACIETDGTGRESAATARRTRDDLLERMEEHLRAFLSAEHELWARVNDRAVGAVDALSELVAAGGKRIRPAFCIAGYLAADGDPADPAVVAAAAALEMLHASALIHDDVIDASSHRRGLPTVHAHHSALHAARAWQGESRRYGEGVALLVGDLALVYSEQLMSAAPAAVAAVWNKLRSELMIGQYMDMTAAAEFSVDPRLSRWIALAKSGHYTIHRPLAVGASAAGRADLAPAFAKYGEAVGEAFQLRDDLLDAFGDSAHTGKPAGLDFQQHKMTLLLGWAMQRDERIHSLITEPGHTPDEVRRRLVDTGVPDDVEKHIAALVEQGCDAIADVPIDPVWRAELATMATKVAYRTT; encoded by the coding sequence ATGGCCTGTATCGAAACCGACGGAACCGGCCGGGAATCGGCCGCGACCGCACGCCGCACCCGCGACGATCTGCTGGAGAGAATGGAGGAACACCTGCGCGCCTTCCTCTCCGCCGAGCACGAGTTATGGGCACGCGTGAACGACCGCGCGGTCGGCGCCGTGGACGCGCTGAGCGAACTGGTCGCGGCGGGCGGCAAACGCATCCGCCCCGCCTTCTGCATCGCCGGCTACCTCGCCGCCGACGGCGACCCCGCCGACCCCGCGGTCGTGGCGGCCGCCGCCGCCCTGGAGATGCTGCACGCCTCCGCCCTCATCCACGACGACGTCATCGACGCCTCCAGCCACCGGCGCGGCCTGCCCACCGTGCACGCCCACCACAGCGCGCTGCACGCCGCCCGCGCCTGGCAGGGCGAATCGCGCCGCTACGGCGAAGGCGTCGCCCTGCTGGTCGGCGACCTCGCCCTGGTCTACAGCGAACAGCTGATGAGCGCCGCGCCCGCCGCGGTGGCGGCGGTGTGGAACAAGCTGCGCTCGGAGCTGATGATCGGCCAGTACATGGACATGACCGCGGCCGCCGAGTTCTCCGTCGACCCGCGCCTGTCCCGCTGGATCGCCCTGGCCAAGTCCGGCCACTACACCATCCACCGCCCCCTGGCCGTCGGCGCGAGCGCGGCCGGCCGCGCCGACCTGGCCCCCGCCTTCGCCAAGTACGGCGAGGCGGTGGGCGAGGCGTTCCAGCTGCGCGATGACCTGCTGGACGCCTTCGGCGACTCCGCGCACACCGGCAAGCCCGCAGGGCTCGACTTCCAGCAGCACAAGATGACCCTGCTGCTGGGCTGGGCGATGCAGCGCGACGAACGCATCCACAGCCTGATCACCGAGCCCGGCCACACCCCCGACGAGGTGCGCCGCCGCCTGGTGGACACCGGCGTCCCCGACGACGTCGAGAAACACATCGCCGCCCTGGTCGAACAGGGCTGCGACGCCATCGCGGACGTCCCCATCGACCCGGTGTGGCGCGCGGAACTGGCGACGATGGCCACCAAGGTCGCCTACCGCACCACCTGA
- a CDS encoding methyltransferase has translation MSTEATLARFREYMVGPSRFMSLLSVFELGLVDQLRATPGASADQLGQAVGAKPDAVEQLLFLMVKEGFVAQDEDGGYRLDALAEVAEHDLKRALTYMNMIKVVALRQLFYLTDSVRTGTIVGLKELYGAGEGTLYDAVADHSDLNDAWLTLMNNVTANIDPWFFANIDVPAGAQVLDVAGNTGLGAIHTYEHKASPGLKVTTFDLPEKESTCLENFQKHGVAEHCSFIGGNVFDEIPQGFDTVLIKHFLDMFDKDDVFTILQGVHRSLEPGGQVHIMVPVYPEDIRDTDNYNVDFFPAFFIGCTMGQGGPQKISTYQSWLEECGFKVTKALTKDPAEVPRDVIPVQAILSATKVG, from the coding sequence ATGTCTACTGAAGCCACCCTCGCCCGGTTCCGCGAGTACATGGTCGGCCCCTCGCGGTTCATGAGCCTGCTGTCCGTCTTCGAGCTCGGCCTCGTCGACCAGCTGCGCGCCACGCCCGGCGCGAGCGCGGACCAGCTCGGCCAGGCCGTCGGCGCCAAGCCCGACGCCGTGGAGCAGCTGCTGTTCCTGATGGTCAAGGAGGGCTTCGTCGCCCAGGACGAGGACGGCGGCTACCGCCTGGACGCGCTGGCCGAGGTCGCCGAGCACGACCTCAAGCGCGCCCTCACCTACATGAACATGATCAAGGTGGTGGCGCTGCGGCAGCTGTTCTACCTCACCGACAGCGTGCGCACCGGCACCATCGTGGGCCTCAAGGAGCTCTACGGCGCGGGCGAGGGCACCCTGTACGACGCGGTGGCCGACCACAGCGACCTCAACGACGCCTGGCTGACGCTGATGAACAACGTCACCGCCAACATCGACCCCTGGTTCTTCGCCAACATCGACGTGCCCGCCGGCGCCCAGGTCCTGGACGTGGCCGGCAACACCGGCCTGGGGGCGATCCACACCTATGAGCACAAGGCCTCCCCGGGGCTGAAGGTGACCACCTTCGACCTGCCGGAGAAGGAGAGCACCTGCCTGGAGAACTTCCAGAAGCACGGCGTGGCCGAGCACTGCTCCTTCATCGGCGGCAACGTCTTCGACGAGATCCCCCAGGGCTTCGACACCGTCCTGATCAAGCACTTCCTGGACATGTTCGACAAGGACGACGTCTTCACCATCCTCCAGGGCGTCCACCGCTCCCTGGAGCCGGGCGGACAGGTCCACATCATGGTGCCGGTCTACCCCGAGGACATCCGCGACACCGACAACTACAACGTCGACTTCTTCCCCGCCTTCTTCATCGGCTGCACCATGGGCCAGGGCGGCCCGCAGAAGATCTCCACCTACCAGAGCTGGCTGGAGGAGTGCGGATTCAAGGTCACCAAGGCCCTCACCAAGGACCCCGCCGAGGTGCCCCGCGACGTCATCCCCGTCCAGGCCATCCTGAGCGCCACGAAGGTCGGCTGA
- a CDS encoding isochorismatase family protein: MTGIPPISPYPLPAEGDLPPAAVSWTAEADRAVLLVHDMQRYFLKPFPDPLRHQLITHAAQLRDHCAALGIPVAYTAQPGGMSDEQRGLLKDFWGPGMRPAPEDRQVVDALAPTAQDWQLTKWRYSAFFKTDLLERMRAAGRDQLIVCGVYAHVGVLATAIDAFTHDIQPFLVADATADFSQDYHRSALTYAAERCARVTTVKGLFT; the protein is encoded by the coding sequence ATGACCGGCATACCCCCCATCAGCCCCTACCCCCTGCCCGCCGAGGGCGACCTGCCCCCGGCCGCCGTGTCCTGGACCGCCGAGGCCGACCGGGCGGTCCTGCTCGTCCACGACATGCAGCGGTACTTCCTCAAGCCCTTCCCCGACCCCCTGCGCCACCAGCTCATCACCCACGCCGCCCAACTGCGCGACCACTGCGCGGCGCTCGGCATCCCCGTCGCCTACACCGCCCAGCCCGGCGGCATGAGCGACGAACAGCGCGGCCTGCTCAAGGACTTCTGGGGCCCGGGCATGCGCCCCGCCCCCGAGGACCGCCAGGTCGTCGACGCACTCGCCCCCACCGCGCAGGACTGGCAGCTCACCAAGTGGCGCTACAGCGCCTTCTTCAAGACCGACCTGCTCGAGCGGATGCGCGCCGCCGGCCGCGACCAGCTCATCGTCTGCGGCGTCTACGCCCACGTCGGCGTCCTGGCCACCGCCATCGACGCCTTCACCCACGACATCCAGCCGTTCCTCGTCGCCGACGCCACCGCCGACTTCTCACAGGACTACCACCGCTCGGCCCTCACCTACGCCGCCGAGCGCTGCGCCCGGGTCACCACCGTCAAGGGGCTCTTCACATGA
- a CDS encoding cytochrome b, whose protein sequence is MSITDKAPQRTTAPQGERIADWADGRLGIYQWRTLMRKVFPEHWSFMFGEIALYSFIILILTGLYLTMFFNPSMAHTVYEGPHVPLQGVQMSEAYASTLRISFEVRGGLFIRQLHHWAALTMIAATMAHTLRHFLTGSFRKPRELNWLIGVVLLVLVTLEGFLGYSLPDDLLSGTGLRIAEGVTLAIPLVGTYLTMFLFGGEFPATDVIPRFYSFHILLLPGIILALVTVHLILVIYQKHTQFRGPGRNQQNVVGQPLMPHYAAKAGGFFFLVSGVLALMAGIAQINAVWVYGPYRPDQISQGSQPDWYMGFLEGALRAFPAWEFAVAGYTVNMGVLVPAVVLPTLLIAIACLWPFIEAWITGDKREHHLLDRPREQPTRTAFVCSLAAFYLVLFFGGSNDILAERFHLSMNSITWAVRIGVFVVPALTYVITKRICIGLQLRDRDKLLHGRETGRIKRLPHGEFIEVHERLAREQEYTLLSREVHPALPAPVREDRDGVPNPRSRSEVLRHRLSRWFSDGQIANPTPQELQQALDHLGHGADGHANGQVNGHAGGQDNGRPDALEQRGTDRHVH, encoded by the coding sequence ATGAGCATCACCGACAAGGCGCCGCAGCGGACCACGGCACCGCAGGGCGAACGCATCGCGGACTGGGCGGACGGCCGGCTCGGCATCTACCAGTGGCGCACCCTGATGCGCAAGGTCTTTCCCGAGCACTGGTCCTTCATGTTCGGCGAGATCGCGCTCTACAGCTTCATCATCCTGATCCTCACCGGCCTGTACCTGACCATGTTCTTCAACCCGAGCATGGCCCACACCGTCTACGAGGGCCCGCACGTCCCGCTGCAGGGCGTGCAGATGTCGGAGGCCTACGCCTCCACCCTGCGCATCAGCTTCGAGGTGCGCGGCGGCCTGTTCATCCGCCAGCTGCACCACTGGGCCGCCCTGACCATGATCGCCGCGACCATGGCGCACACCCTGCGGCACTTTCTGACCGGCTCCTTCCGCAAGCCCCGCGAGCTGAACTGGCTCATCGGCGTGGTCCTGCTGGTGCTGGTCACCCTGGAGGGCTTCTTGGGCTACTCGCTGCCCGACGACCTCCTCTCGGGCACCGGCCTGCGCATCGCCGAGGGCGTCACGCTGGCCATCCCGCTGGTGGGCACCTACCTGACGATGTTCCTCTTCGGCGGCGAGTTCCCCGCGACGGACGTCATCCCGCGCTTCTACAGCTTCCACATCCTGCTGCTGCCCGGCATCATCCTGGCCCTGGTCACCGTCCACCTGATCCTGGTCATCTACCAAAAGCACACCCAGTTCCGCGGCCCGGGCCGCAACCAGCAGAACGTGGTCGGCCAGCCCCTGATGCCGCACTACGCGGCCAAGGCCGGCGGCTTCTTCTTCCTGGTCTCCGGCGTCCTGGCCCTGATGGCGGGCATCGCCCAGATCAACGCCGTGTGGGTGTACGGGCCCTACCGGCCCGACCAGATCTCCCAGGGCTCCCAGCCCGACTGGTACATGGGCTTCCTGGAGGGCGCCCTGCGCGCCTTCCCCGCCTGGGAGTTCGCCGTCGCCGGCTACACCGTCAACATGGGTGTACTCGTCCCGGCCGTGGTGCTGCCCACCCTGCTGATCGCCATCGCCTGCCTGTGGCCCTTCATCGAGGCCTGGATCACCGGGGACAAGCGCGAGCACCACCTGCTGGACCGCCCGCGCGAGCAGCCCACCCGCACCGCCTTCGTCTGCTCGCTGGCCGCCTTCTACCTGGTGCTGTTCTTCGGCGGCTCCAACGACATCCTCGCCGAGCGCTTCCACCTGTCGATGAACTCCATCACCTGGGCGGTGCGCATCGGGGTGTTCGTGGTGCCCGCCCTGACCTACGTCATCACCAAGCGGATCTGCATCGGCCTGCAGCTGCGCGACCGCGACAAGCTGCTGCACGGCCGCGAGACCGGCCGCATCAAGCGGCTGCCGCACGGCGAGTTCATCGAGGTCCACGAGCGCCTGGCCCGCGAGCAGGAGTACACCCTGCTCTCCCGCGAGGTCCACCCCGCACTGCCGGCCCCGGTGCGCGAGGACCGCGACGGCGTGCCCAACCCCAGGTCCCGCAGCGAGGTGCTGCGCCACCGGCTCAGCCGCTGGTTCAGCGACGGGCAGATCGCCAACCCCACCCCGCAGGAGCTGCAGCAGGCCCTGGACCACCTCGGCCACGGCGCGGACGGCCACGCCAACGGCCAGGTCAACGGCCATGCGGGCGGCCAGGACAATGGCCGGCCCGACGCTTTGGAGCAGCGCGGCACGGACCGGCACGTGCACTGA
- a CDS encoding PhzA/PhzB family protein translates to MSESAPAQGFTDAAELRRANRATVEQYMHTRGQDRLRRHELFTEDGRGGLWTTDTGSPVETVGRDRLAEHAVWSLDCFPDWEWYNIQIFETQDPNHIWVECDGRGKIRFGDYPEGYYENHFLHSFELENGKIKRNREFMNPFQQLRALGIPVPEIKRTGIPT, encoded by the coding sequence ATGTCCGAATCCGCCCCGGCCCAGGGATTCACCGACGCGGCCGAACTGCGCCGCGCCAACCGGGCCACCGTCGAGCAGTACATGCACACCCGCGGCCAGGACCGGCTCCGCCGCCACGAGCTGTTCACCGAGGACGGCCGCGGCGGCCTGTGGACCACCGACACCGGATCCCCGGTCGAGACCGTGGGCCGCGACCGGCTCGCCGAGCACGCCGTATGGTCCCTCGACTGCTTCCCCGACTGGGAGTGGTACAACATCCAGATATTCGAGACCCAGGACCCCAATCACATCTGGGTGGAATGCGACGGACGCGGAAAGATCCGCTTCGGCGATTACCCCGAGGGCTACTACGAGAACCACTTCCTGCACTCGTTCGAACTGGAAAACGGGAAGATCAAGCGCAACCGCGAGTTCATGAACCCCTTCCAGCAGCTGCGGGCGCTCGGCATTCCGGTACCCGAGATCAAGCGCACCGGAATTCCCACCTGA
- a CDS encoding 3-deoxy-7-phosphoheptulonate synthase has product MEDVIREIRIRGALQQPDWSDLSQLNRVGEALASRPPLVQGDDLATLRTLLGKVARGEAMVLQSGDCAEDPQECTPAYVARKAALLDVLAGSLGLITGKPVLRVGRIAGQFAKPRSKPTEIVDGVELPVFRGHMVNGPEPDAESRRPDPLRILTGYMAAGDILEHLGWRDRAAGRDVVEPMVWTSHEALLLDYETPMLRMDDKGRLFLGSTHWPWIGERTRQVEGAHVALLAQVSNPVACKVGPSMDVPDLLALCERLDPWRDEGRLTLIARMGADQVTGKLPRLVEAVREAGHPVIWLSDPVHGNTVTAPGGYKTRLLDTVAREITGFVQAVQSAGGTAGGLHLETTPDDVTECASTEADLDRVGERYTSCCDPRLNPAQAQRAVNAWPA; this is encoded by the coding sequence ATGGAAGACGTTATACGGGAGATTCGTATCCGCGGGGCACTGCAGCAACCCGACTGGAGCGACCTTTCACAGCTGAACCGGGTCGGCGAAGCCCTCGCCTCCCGCCCCCCGCTCGTCCAGGGCGACGACCTGGCCACCCTGCGCACCCTACTGGGCAAGGTCGCCCGCGGCGAGGCCATGGTGCTGCAGTCCGGCGACTGCGCCGAGGACCCCCAGGAATGCACCCCCGCCTACGTCGCCCGCAAGGCCGCCCTGCTGGACGTCCTGGCCGGCTCGCTCGGCCTGATCACCGGCAAGCCGGTGCTGCGGGTGGGCCGCATCGCCGGCCAGTTCGCCAAACCCCGCTCCAAGCCCACCGAGATCGTCGACGGGGTCGAACTGCCCGTCTTCCGCGGCCACATGGTCAACGGCCCCGAACCCGACGCCGAGAGCCGCCGCCCCGACCCGCTGCGCATCCTCACCGGCTACATGGCCGCCGGCGACATCCTCGAACACCTGGGCTGGCGCGACCGCGCCGCCGGCCGCGACGTCGTCGAACCGATGGTGTGGACCAGCCACGAAGCGCTGCTCCTGGACTACGAGACACCCATGCTGCGCATGGACGACAAGGGCCGCCTCTTCCTCGGCTCCACCCACTGGCCCTGGATCGGCGAGCGCACCCGCCAGGTCGAAGGCGCCCACGTCGCCCTCCTGGCCCAGGTCAGCAACCCGGTGGCCTGCAAGGTCGGCCCCAGCATGGACGTCCCCGACCTCCTCGCCCTGTGCGAACGCCTGGACCCCTGGCGCGACGAGGGCCGCCTGACCCTCATCGCCCGCATGGGCGCCGACCAGGTCACCGGCAAACTGCCCCGCCTGGTCGAAGCCGTCCGCGAGGCCGGCCACCCCGTCATCTGGCTCAGCGACCCGGTGCACGGCAACACCGTCACCGCCCCCGGCGGCTACAAGACCCGCCTGCTGGACACCGTCGCCCGCGAGATCACCGGCTTCGTCCAGGCCGTCCAGTCCGCCGGCGGCACCGCCGGCGGACTCCACCTGGAGACCACCCCCGACGACGTCACCGAGTGCGCCAGCACCGAGGCCGACCTCGACCGCGTCGGCGAGCGCTACACCTCCTGCTGCGACCCGCGCCTCAACCCCGCCCAGGCCCAGCGCGCCGTCAACGCCTGGCCCGCCTGA
- a CDS encoding aromatic prenyltransferase — protein sequence MPQATGINEVCSAIEEAARLAGVPARPDAVRPIVAAFADGLHEAGVVYSVSTSQSAPAELDFTLTVPTRAGDPYATALAHGFITPAGHPVDTLLADLQGHCTISEYLVDGGVAGGFNKIYAHFPQDVQDVAKLAELPSMPPALARSLDLLARHGLSDVAMIGIDYPRRTVNLYFTQLSEHSRAPKTLLALHRELGWPAPDETMLAFARRSFRIYTTLGWDSAGIERICYAPPPARGWDRAALPVPVTDRVAHFVDHAPRAYSGEPIVIAAVKWAPEGAYLNLGPYFQLSPLMRKVISAVHNGKL from the coding sequence ATGCCCCAAGCCACCGGGATCAACGAGGTGTGCTCGGCCATCGAGGAGGCCGCCAGGCTGGCGGGCGTGCCCGCCCGGCCCGACGCCGTGCGGCCCATCGTGGCCGCCTTCGCCGACGGCCTGCACGAGGCCGGCGTCGTCTACAGCGTCTCCACCAGCCAAAGCGCCCCGGCCGAACTCGACTTCACCCTCACCGTGCCCACCCGCGCCGGCGACCCGTACGCCACCGCGCTCGCCCACGGCTTCATCACGCCGGCCGGCCACCCCGTGGACACGCTGCTCGCCGACCTCCAGGGCCACTGCACCATCAGCGAGTACCTCGTCGACGGCGGCGTCGCCGGCGGCTTCAACAAGATCTACGCGCACTTCCCGCAGGACGTCCAGGACGTGGCCAAGCTCGCCGAGCTGCCCTCCATGCCGCCCGCCCTGGCCCGCAGCCTGGACCTGCTGGCCCGGCACGGCCTGAGCGACGTCGCGATGATCGGCATCGACTACCCGCGCCGCACCGTCAACCTCTACTTCACCCAGCTCTCCGAGCACAGCAGGGCCCCGAAGACCCTCCTGGCCCTGCACCGCGAACTGGGCTGGCCCGCCCCCGACGAGACGATGCTCGCCTTCGCCCGGCGCTCCTTCCGCATCTACACCACCCTGGGCTGGGACTCCGCCGGCATCGAACGGATCTGCTACGCCCCGCCGCCCGCCCGCGGCTGGGACCGCGCAGCCCTGCCGGTGCCCGTCACCGACCGGGTCGCGCACTTCGTCGACCACGCCCCGCGCGCCTACAGCGGCGAGCCCATCGTCATTGCGGCCGTGAAGTGGGCGCCCGAGGGGGCCTACCTCAACCTGGGGCCCTACTTCCAGCTCTCCCCGCTCATGCGCAAGGTGATCAGCGCCGTCCACAACGGAAAGCTCTGA
- a CDS encoding FAD-dependent oxidoreductase codes for MSQDARGVDGSGGRGHAVVIGAGLAGLTAARALANSMDHVTVIERDHLPRGAARRRGLPQARHAHSLTTTAQQGLEELFPGIGADFARAGAVRIRLPQDALVLGPAGWLPRFDADLSMLSASRDLIDAVLRARLRAEPAVTFLTGHEVQALQPGPNDTVTGVWTRRRERPGPEGLGPRRLIPADFVVDACGHASRAPHWLAGLGYEPPRETVVPARTTYASTVFAPPLGHVADWQSLLLTAAPGHPRQGTLNVIEGGRLALTLAFADGTPPPTDHAALLHAAGLLRHPLLRDVIESATPLGPVHTCTRTENRWRHYDQLRRWPDQFLVVGDALAVTDPAHGQGMTLAVQSALVLDAMLSGHGTTVGLAYRLRRALAHRLAPAWQSSTHHLRTTGPADTPHTATDATGAATDTAGAAGPAGDPGTAGTATAPGVAGDPGLEGTTGLGSAGALGSAGVAGVADSASAAGAADMPGGPGASGTAAAPGTAGFTSSAGAAGVASAAGTAGTSDTAGAAGVLGAAAVPGPEGPVGAAGAAGTAGAASTAGVPDTADAADTAGTLAPATASGTAGAAGTPGAAGRAATPGAAGISGPGTAAGKAGAPGAADVAGTAAAPRAAGTPGPAGSPGKTGTTGTATTPSPATTPHPAAAAPHPPTTPTPTSTPGPPRPRGLRAWFAAGPRVAGQDRPRGLRAWLARRVTARIAAEAVTEPYAAARLLARLQAVGPLAVVPRPPARRAPAPPPVPAPPSVTHGEHARRRRAPAPAVPVIGVATGSARLYPAGSSAQWPAPAPAGERRRP; via the coding sequence ATGAGTCAGGACGCACGCGGCGTCGACGGGAGCGGGGGCCGCGGCCACGCCGTGGTGATCGGCGCCGGCCTCGCCGGGCTCACCGCCGCGCGGGCCCTGGCCAACTCCATGGACCACGTCACCGTCATCGAGCGCGACCACCTGCCGCGCGGCGCCGCCCGCCGCCGAGGCCTGCCCCAGGCCCGGCACGCCCACAGCCTCACCACCACCGCCCAGCAGGGCCTGGAAGAACTCTTCCCCGGCATCGGCGCCGACTTCGCCCGCGCCGGCGCGGTCCGTATCCGCCTGCCCCAGGACGCCCTGGTCCTGGGCCCGGCCGGCTGGCTGCCCCGCTTCGACGCGGACCTGTCGATGCTCAGCGCCTCCCGCGACCTGATCGACGCGGTGCTGCGCGCACGGCTGCGCGCCGAACCCGCCGTCACCTTCCTGACCGGCCACGAGGTCCAGGCCCTGCAGCCCGGCCCCAACGACACCGTCACCGGCGTCTGGACCCGCCGCCGCGAGCGGCCCGGCCCGGAGGGCCTCGGCCCGCGCCGCCTCATACCCGCCGACTTCGTGGTGGACGCCTGCGGACACGCCTCCCGCGCCCCCCACTGGCTGGCCGGCCTCGGCTACGAGCCGCCCCGCGAAACGGTCGTGCCCGCCCGCACCACGTACGCCTCCACCGTCTTCGCGCCGCCCCTCGGCCACGTCGCCGACTGGCAGAGCCTGCTGCTCACCGCCGCACCCGGCCACCCCCGCCAGGGCACCCTCAACGTCATCGAGGGCGGCCGCCTCGCGCTCACCCTCGCCTTCGCCGACGGCACCCCGCCGCCCACCGACCACGCCGCGCTGCTGCACGCGGCGGGCCTGCTGCGCCACCCGCTGCTGCGTGACGTCATCGAGAGCGCGACTCCGCTGGGGCCCGTGCACACCTGCACCCGCACCGAGAACCGCTGGCGCCACTACGACCAACTGCGCCGCTGGCCCGACCAGTTCCTCGTGGTCGGCGACGCCCTGGCCGTCACCGACCCCGCCCACGGCCAGGGCATGACCCTCGCCGTGCAGAGCGCCCTCGTCCTGGACGCCATGCTCAGCGGCCACGGTACGACCGTCGGCCTGGCCTACCGCCTGCGCCGCGCCCTGGCCCACCGCCTGGCCCCCGCCTGGCAGTCCAGCACCCACCACCTGCGCACCACCGGCCCGGCAGACACACCGCACACCGCCACGGACGCGACAGGCGCCGCCACGGACACGGCAGGCGCCGCAGGACCGGCGGGCGACCCCGGCACAGCAGGTACGGCGACCGCCCCCGGCGTCGCGGGTGACCCCGGCCTTGAAGGCACCACAGGCCTCGGCTCTGCGGGGGCCCTTGGCTCTGCGGGTGTCGCGGGCGTGGCGGATTCGGCGAGTGCCGCGGGCGCCGCGGACATGCCGGGTGGCCCTGGCGCATCAGGTACGGCAGCCGCTCCCGGCACGGCAGGTTTCACCAGCTCTGCGGGCGCCGCAGGCGTAGCGAGCGCGGCCGGCACCGCGGGGACCTCCGATACCGCAGGCGCGGCAGGAGTCCTTGGCGCTGCAGCCGTCCCCGGACCCGAAGGCCCGGTAGGCGCCGCAGGCGCGGCGGGGACGGCGGGCGCGGCGAGCACCGCCGGCGTGCCCGACACCGCAGATGCCGCGGACACGGCGGGCACCCTCGCCCCTGCAACCGCCTCCGGCACCGCAGGCGCGGCGGGCACGCCAGGTGCAGCGGGCAGGGCGGCAACCCCCGGTGCCGCAGGCATCTCCGGTCCCGGAACCGCCGCAGGCAAGGCGGGAGCCCCCGGCGCGGCAGACGTAGCAGGTACGGCAGCCGCCCCCCGTGCCGCAGGCACCCCCGGCCCTGCAGGCTCTCCGGGCAAGACAGGCACCACAGGTACAGCCACCACCCCCAGCCCCGCCACCACCCCGCACCCCGCAGCCGCCGCCCCGCACCCCCCAACCACCCCCACCCCCACTTCCACCCCCGGCCCGCCCCGCCCCCGCGGCCTGCGCGCCTGGTTCGCGGCCGGCCCTCGCGTCGCCGGTCAGGACCGGCCACGTGGTCTGCGGGCCTGGCTGGCCCGGCGGGTCACTGCCCGGATCGCCGCCGAGGCCGTCACCGAGCCGTATGCCGCCGCCCGGCTGCTGGCGCGGCTGCAGGCGGTCGGGCCGCTCGCCGTGGTGCCCCGCCCTCCGGCCCGCCGCGCCCCCGCCCCGCCACCGGTACCGGCGCCGCCCAGCGTCACCCACGGCGAGCACGCCCGGCGCCGCCGCGCCCCGGCCCCGGCGGTGCCCGTCATCGGCGTGGCCACCGGCTCCGCCCGCCTGTATCCGGCCGGCTCCTCGGCGCAGTGGCCCGCCCCGGCCCCGGCCGGCGAGCGCCGACGCCCCTGA